A DNA window from Grus americana isolate bGruAme1 chromosome 27, bGruAme1.mat, whole genome shotgun sequence contains the following coding sequences:
- the LOC129197033 gene encoding free fatty acid receptor 2-like: protein MLVLTVYILTFTVGFPANIFTFVTLLGKARRRVSPSDILLLNLTAADLLLLLFLPFKMAEAAAGLTWPLPAVLCPVANFCFYSSIYLSSLFLAALSVERYLGVVFPLQYKDRRRPRRAMAASIVLWLLACSHCSIVFVAQYHGGRNRTTANRSTFISSDGSAVNGFKPGSSKMSSADGFDSNGLTITSPDSFKPSISETSSSNTVDHKVFKVSNPGDSMDNGFVPHGSKITNSNISTHNGSRISSPSSPNTSKPNISKISTPNSANIQDISSPANVSQTSNIPTASSPGVHDGSNTTTAYKCYDDFSEDQLSFVLPLRLELFLVLFLLPFAVTIFCYINFVRALLARPNIPLEKKQRAVGLAVATMVNFGVCFAPYNISHVVGFVEKRSPDWRVYALLLTSLNAALDPVIFYFSSTAVQRAMAGVVVAVWDKLRAVLGCCYGACSPEVSQGESEGSLT, encoded by the coding sequence ATGCTGGTCCTCACTGTCTACATCCTGACCTTCACCGTGGGCTTCCCGGCCAACATCTTCACCTTCGTCACCCTCTTGGGCAAAGCCCGTCGGCGCGTCTCCCCCTCCGACATCCTTCTCCTCAACCTGACAGCCGCcgaccttctcctcctcctcttcctccctttcaaGATGGCCGAAGCGGCTGCCGGCTTGACTTGGCCCTTACCGGCTGTCCTCTGCCCGGTGGCCAACTTCTGCTTCTACTCCAGCATCTATCTCAGCAGCCTCTTCTTGGCAGCCCTCAGCGTTGAGCGGTATCTCGGCGTTGTCTTCCCCCTCCAGTACAAGGATCGGAGAAGACCAAGGCGGGCGATGGCCGCCAGCATTGTCCTCTGGCTCTTGGCCTGTTCCCATTGCTCCATCGTCTTTGTGGCCCAGTATCATGGTGGTAGGAACCGGACCACGGCCAACAGGTCCACGTTCATCAGCTCTGATGGTTCCGCAGTCAATGGGTTCAAGCCTGGTAGCTCCAAGATGTCCAGTGCTGATGGCTTTGATTCCAATGGCTTGACCATCACCAGCCCTGATAGCTTCAAACCCAGCATCTCTGAGACCTCCAGCTCCAACACCGTCGATCACAAGGTCTTCAAGGTGTCCAACCCTGGTGACTCCATGGACAATGGCTTTGTCCCCCACGGCTCCAAGATCACCAACAGCAACATCTCCACTCACAATGGCTCCAGGatctccagccccagcagccccaacACTTCCAAGCCCAACATCTCCAAAATCTCTACCCCCAACAGCGCCAACATCCAGGACATCTCCAGTCCCGCCAATGTCTCCCAGACCTCCAACATCCCCACTGCATCTTCTCCTGGTGTCCATGATGGCTCCAACACCACCACCGCCTACAAGTGCTATGACGACTTCTCCGAGGACCAGCTGAGCTTTGTCCTCCCGCTACGCCTGGAGCTCTTCCtcgtcctcttcctcctgcccttcgCTGTCACTATCTTCTGCTACATCAACTTCGTGCGGGCTCTCCTTGCCCGGCCAAATATCCCGCTGGAGAAGAAGCAACGAGCTGTGGGTTTGGCCGTGGCCACCATGGTCAACTTCGGTGTCTGCTTTGCGCCTTACAACATCTCACACGTGGTGGGCTTTGTGGAGAAACGGAGCCCAGACTGGAGGGTCTACGCTTTGCTCCTCACCAGCCTTAATGCCGCTCTTGACCCTGTCATCTTCTACTTCTCCTCCACGGCGGTGCAGAGGGCCAtggctggggtggtggtggctgtATGGGACAAGctgagggctgtgctgggctgctgTTATGGGGCATGTTCTCCTGAGGTCTCCCAGGGTGAGTCTGAAGGTTCGTTAACATGA